A single genomic interval of Desulfonatronum thiosulfatophilum harbors:
- a CDS encoding sigma-54-dependent transcriptional regulator: MARVLIIDDDQIICSVLSKKIERLGHEVQYSHTISNGIEIAACTDFDVVFLDVRLPDGNGLDALPMINKGVMPPEVIIITGDSDPDGAELAIRSGAWDYIQKPSSLKSMVFPLIRALQYREKRKASSALKALKVNGIIGNSARIKACLDQVAHAADSELSVLITGETGTGKELFARAIHDNSDRAGARFVTVDCASLPENLVESELFGSIKGAFSGAVSNRDGLIMRANGGTLFLDEVGELPIAVQKKFLRVLQEHCFRKVGDNREIKSDFRLVCATNQDLEAMSENGEFRQDLHFRLKAMHVELPALRERKEDIKEIAMHHMNKICEHYRMPTKGMSPEFTEALLSYDWPGNVRELLNTLENVLVGSKDEPILYPQHLPINLRIKAKQASLNREPSMIDSPNQLNFQRFCPDDDDFLVDNNLPCDFDTAEVLRTSVEKPFRQTFSSSTSFPTLRELREVTISAMEKKYLEELLQRSGADLNSALNLSGLSRARFYELLKKHSMPFRMPSSNDLEETALFHTTNIHRNNEASVACAP, encoded by the coding sequence ATGGCTCGCGTGTTAATCATTGATGACGATCAGATCATTTGCAGCGTACTCTCCAAAAAGATTGAGCGGCTAGGACATGAGGTTCAATACTCCCACACCATCAGCAACGGAATTGAAATCGCCGCCTGTACTGATTTTGACGTCGTCTTTCTGGATGTGCGCCTGCCCGACGGCAACGGTCTTGATGCCCTGCCCATGATCAACAAGGGCGTCATGCCTCCCGAAGTAATCATCATCACCGGAGACTCGGACCCGGATGGCGCGGAACTCGCGATCCGCAGCGGGGCCTGGGACTATATCCAAAAACCATCTTCCTTGAAATCGATGGTTTTTCCATTGATCCGAGCGCTGCAGTACCGGGAAAAGCGCAAGGCTTCCTCGGCTTTGAAGGCCCTGAAAGTCAACGGGATCATCGGCAACAGCGCCAGAATCAAAGCATGCCTGGACCAGGTGGCCCATGCCGCGGACAGTGAGCTGTCCGTGCTCATCACTGGGGAAACAGGGACAGGCAAAGAGCTGTTTGCCCGGGCCATCCATGACAACAGCGACAGGGCCGGGGCGCGATTCGTCACCGTCGACTGCGCTTCCCTGCCTGAAAATCTTGTGGAGTCAGAATTGTTCGGGTCCATCAAGGGAGCCTTTTCCGGCGCGGTCTCCAACCGGGACGGCCTGATTATGCGTGCAAACGGGGGCACATTGTTTCTGGACGAAGTGGGGGAGCTTCCAATCGCGGTACAGAAGAAATTTTTGCGCGTGCTGCAGGAGCATTGCTTCAGGAAGGTAGGCGACAATCGGGAAATCAAAAGTGATTTTCGTCTGGTTTGCGCCACAAACCAGGATCTGGAAGCCATGTCCGAGAACGGAGAATTTCGGCAAGATCTCCACTTTCGATTGAAGGCAATGCATGTCGAACTGCCCGCCCTGCGGGAGCGGAAGGAAGACATCAAGGAAATCGCCATGCATCACATGAACAAGATATGTGAACATTACAGGATGCCGACCAAGGGCATGTCGCCGGAGTTCACGGAAGCCCTGCTGAGCTATGATTGGCCCGGCAACGTCCGGGAATTACTGAATACTCTGGAAAACGTTCTGGTCGGATCAAAGGACGAACCAATTCTCTACCCGCAACATTTGCCAATCAATCTGCGAATCAAGGCCAAACAGGCGAGCTTGAACCGGGAACCGTCAATGATCGACAGCCCGAACCAGCTCAATTTTCAAAGATTTTGTCCTGATGACGACGATTTTCTGGTGGACAACAACCTGCCATGCGATTTTGATACCGCCGAGGTGCTGCGTACTTCCGTGGAAAAACCCTTTAGACAAACTTTTTCTTCAAGCACGTCCTTCCCCACTCTGCGGGAACTTCGTGAAGTGACCATCAGTGCCATGGAGAAGAAATACCTCGAGGAGCTCCTGCAGCGTTCGGGCGCCGACCTGAACTCCGCCCTGAATCTCTCCGGCCTCTCCAGAGCCAGGTTCTATGAACTACTCAAGAAACATTCCATGCCGTTTCGGATGCCTTCATCGAATGATCTGGAAGAAACCGCGCTTTTTCACACAACAAACATCCACAGAAACAATGAAGCTTCGGTTGCTTGCGCCCCTTAG